One part of the Segnochrobactrum spirostomi genome encodes these proteins:
- a CDS encoding MurR/RpiR family transcriptional regulator: protein MPAVRKVKNAAEKPAGHTRQEDDSNVQARLARALEDLTPRERRVGLYLRDHYPVAGLDPLPRFATSAGVSPQTVLRLVAKLGFAGYREFQDQLRAELLSEHASPLGRWVAHRPAEGGDWLGAFGAHLAANLADAFERVVRADFEAAAALLADKRSSVFAAGGRFTQPIARYLVRHLQIVRGKAEEIGSLTATWPDRLLDFDRRTVAVIYDIRRYQRDATRLAEAAAEQGATVILFTDSRSAPAARSARYVFVAPVEGAGAWDSSLALFGLTEALIARVTELEGGGTADRLGRLENLRSKLLGGP from the coding sequence ATGCCGGCGGTCAGAAAGGTAAAAAATGCCGCGGAGAAACCGGCCGGCCACACCCGGCAGGAAGACGATTCCAACGTGCAGGCACGTCTCGCCCGTGCGCTCGAGGACCTGACCCCTCGGGAGCGCCGCGTCGGTCTTTATCTGCGGGATCATTATCCCGTCGCCGGTCTCGATCCGCTGCCGCGATTCGCCACATCCGCCGGCGTCAGCCCGCAGACGGTGTTGCGCCTCGTCGCCAAGCTCGGCTTCGCCGGCTACCGGGAGTTCCAGGATCAACTGCGCGCCGAACTCCTGTCGGAGCACGCCTCGCCGCTCGGGCGCTGGGTGGCGCACCGGCCGGCGGAGGGCGGCGACTGGCTCGGCGCGTTCGGCGCGCATCTCGCCGCCAACCTGGCCGACGCCTTCGAGCGGGTTGTTCGGGCCGATTTCGAAGCGGCGGCGGCGCTGCTCGCCGACAAGCGGTCGAGCGTCTTCGCGGCCGGCGGCCGCTTCACCCAGCCGATCGCGCGCTATCTCGTCCGCCATCTTCAGATCGTGCGCGGCAAGGCCGAGGAGATCGGTTCGCTGACGGCGACGTGGCCGGACCGCCTGCTCGATTTCGACCGCCGCACCGTCGCCGTCATCTACGACATCCGCCGCTATCAGCGCGACGCGACGCGGCTCGCCGAAGCGGCGGCCGAGCAGGGCGCGACCGTCATCCTGTTCACCGACAGCCGCTCGGCGCCGGCGGCCCGGTCGGCGCGATACGTCTTCGTCGCCCCCGTCGAAGGGGCGGGGGCCTGGGATTCCTCGCTCGCGCTGTTCGGGCTGACCGAGGCTCTGATCGCGCGGGTGACCGAGCTCGAGGGCGGCGGCACCGCCGACCGCCTCGGCCGCCTCGAAAATCTCCGCTCGAAGCTGCTCGGTGGGCCTTGA